In Aegilops tauschii subsp. strangulata cultivar AL8/78 chromosome 3, Aet v6.0, whole genome shotgun sequence, one genomic interval encodes:
- the LOC109776579 gene encoding magnesium-protoporphyrin IX monomethyl ester [oxidative] cyclase, chloroplastic yields MASAMELSLLNPAMHHHGIAAKTASHLPVLPARRGAVRFRVRAAAAAPPAPAAKPGSPKKRGKTEVNESLLTPRFYTTDFDEMEQLFNAEINKQLNQDEFDALLQEFKTDYNQTHFIRNPEFKEAADKMQGPLRQIFVEFLERSCTAEFSGFLLYKELGRRLKKTNPVVAEIFSLMSRDEARHAGFLNKGLSDFNLALDLGFLTKARKYTFFKPKFIFYATYLSEKIGYWRYITIFRHLKANPEYQVYPIFKYFENWCQDENRHGDFFSALLKAQPQFLNDWKAKLWSRFFCLSVYITMYLNDCQRSAFYEGIGLNTKEFDMHVIYETNRTTARIFPAVPDVENPEFKRKLDRMVDINLKIISIGESNDMPLVKNLKRVPLIAQLVSEIIAAYLMPPIESGSVDFAEFEPKLVY; encoded by the exons ATGGCGTCCGCCATGGAGCTCTCCCTCCTCAACCCCGCAATGCACCACCACGGCATCGCGGCCAAGACGGCCTCCCACCTCCCTGTTCTCCCCGCGCGCCGGGGCGCCGTCCGCTTCCGCGTGAgggccgccgccgcggcgccgccTGCACCCGCCGCGAAGCCCGGCTCGCCCAAGAAGCGGGGCAAGACGGAGGTCAACGAGTCGCTGCTCACGCCGCGCTTCTACACCACGGACTTCGACGAGATGGAGCAGCTGTTCAACGCCGAGATTAACAAGCAGCTCAACCAGGACGAGTTCGACGCGCTGCTGCAGGAGTTCAAGACGGACTACAACCAGACCCACTTCATCCGCAACCCCGAGTTCAAGGAGGCCGCCGACAAGATGCAGGGCCCGCTCCGCCAGATCTTCGTCGAGTTCCTCGAGCGCTCCTGCACCGCCGAGTTCTCCGGGTTCCTCCTCTACAAGGAGCTCGGCCGCAGGCTCAAG AAAACCAACCCGGTGGTGGCTGAGATCTTCTCGCTCATGTCCAGGGACGAGGCCAGGCACGCTGG GTTCTTGAACAAGGGGCTGTCCGATTTCAACCTGGCTCTGGACCTCGGCTTCTTGACCAAGGCTAGGAAGTACACCTTCTTCAAGCCAAAGTTCATCTTCTACGCCACGTACCTGTCCGAGAAGATCGGCTACTGGAGGTACATCACCATCTTCAGGCACCTCAAGGCCAACCCGGAGTACCAGGTGTACCCCATCTTCAAGTACTTCGAGAACTGGTGCCAGGACGAGAACCGGCACGGCGATTTCTTCTCCGCGCTGCTCAAGGCGCAGCCGCAGTTCCTCAATGACTGGAAGGCCAAGCTCTGGTCACGCTTCTTCTGCCTCTCG GTGTATATAACCATGTACCTGAATGACTGCCAACGTAGTGCCTTCTACGAAGGAATTGGTCTCAACACCAAAGAATTCGACATGCATGTCATCTATGAG ACCAACCGCACGACGGCGAGGATCTTCCCTGCTGTACCGGATGTTGAGAACCCTGAATTCAAGAGGAAGCTAGACAGGATGGTAGATATCAACCTGAAGATCATTTCTATAGGAGAGTCCAACGACATGCCCCTGGTGAAGAACCTGAAGAGGGTTCCTCTTATTGCCCAACTAGTGTCTGAGATCATCGCTGCGTACCTCATGCCCCCAATCGAGTCTGGCTCCGTTGATTTTGCCGAGTTTGAGCCCAAGCTTGTCTACTGA